The Carassius carassius chromosome 9, fCarCar2.1, whole genome shotgun sequence genome includes a region encoding these proteins:
- the LOC132149777 gene encoding GTPase IMAP family member 7-like, which yields MAQHLRHTSVMESNAHLNLILLGTAQSGKSASGNTILGRQAFVTNERHYSVRQDVAVVSETVFGIPVTVHDTPGLYESQISDHQMPLQYKSFFQKCESGSCVFLLVIKADRITAEERRIVEKIEREGGTLPRRITTVTTFTLDLDVINHSTRRIVLLGKTGCGKSASGNTILGQNVFKSEINLNSVTRQCSVNHATFSGRYVSIVDTPGFFDTRDEVNTDEQVKKEIARSVYLSSPGPHAFLIVLPATDRFTEHEQQIPQMIEMMFGQEVLKYSIILFTHGDQLKGKSIEDLIKGNSRMRHLVQECGDRFHVFDNEDQNNREQVNDLLKKIDTMIEQNDGYYSNQMYEDALRYRQEEEKRRKREEEKRKVENKRVSVQNNKAENEAQILNAERERKNGENNK from the exons GTCACACATCAGTAATGGAATCAAATgcacatttaaacctgatttTACTGGGGACAGCACAATCTGGAAAGAGTGCGTCAGGAAACACAATACTGGGACGACAAGCTTTTGTGACAAATGAAAGGCACTATTCAGTCAGACAAGATGTTGCTGTTGTATCCGAGACCGTCTTTGGGATTCCAGTCACTGTTCATGACACACCAGGGTTATATGAGAGTCAGATCAGTGATCATCAGATGCCACTCCAATATAAGAGTTTTTTCCAGAAGTGTGAATCTGGTTCCTGTGTGTTTCTGCTGGTCATCAAAGCCGACAGAATCACTGCAGAAGAGAGAAGAATTGTGGAGAAGATTGAGAGA GAAGGAGGGACACTGCCCAGACGGATCACAACGGTCACAACCTTCACTCTTGATCTTGATGTCATTAACCATTCAACTAGAAGGATTGTTCTTCTGGGTAAAACTGGTTGTGGCAAGAGTGCATCTGGAAACACAATACTGGGACAGAACGTGTTTAAATCTGAGATTAACTTAAATTCAGTAACCCGTCAATGTTCAGTGAATCATGCCACTTTTTCAGGAAGATATGTGTCTATAGTTGATACTCCTGGATTTTTTGACACACGAGATGAGGTGAACACAGATGAGCAGGTAAAGAAAGAGATAGCGAGAAGTGTTTATTTGTCCAGTCCTGGACCTCACGCTTTTCTAATTGTTCTGCCTGCAACTGACAGATTCACTGAACATGAGCAGCAGATTCCTCAAATGATTGAGATGATGTTTGGTCAGGAGGTGTTAAAATACTCCATCATTCTCTTCACTCATGGAGATCAGCTGAAAGGAAAGTCCATTGAGGATCTCATTAAGGGGAACAGTCGAATGAGACATCTAGTTCAAGAGTGTGGAGACAGATTTCATGTCTTTGACAATGAAGATCAGAATAACAGAGAGCAGGTGAATGATCTGCTGAAGAAGATTGACACAATGATAGAGCAGAATGATGGATACTACAGTAATCAGATGTATGAAGATGCTCTGAGATACAGACAAGAGGAAGaaaagaggagaaagagagaggaagagaagagaaaggTGGAGAATAAAAGAGTCAGTGTCCAGAATAACAAAGCAGAGAATGAAGCTCAAATACTtaacgcagagagagagaggaagaatgGAGAAAACAACAAATAG